Below is a window of Mycobacterium dioxanotrophicus DNA.
CGCCCTTTCCCGGCCGGCCGCAGCTGGTGTTCCTCACTTTCGTCGTGGTGGTCGGAACGCTGCTGCTGCACGGTCTGACGCTGCCGTGGTTCATCAGAATGCTTGGAGTGCAGGGTAACGAGGAGCAGGCCGACGCGATCGCCACCGCGGCCGCACAGGACCGGGCGGCCAGGGCCGCCGCCGACCGGCTCGATGAACTGCTCGCCGAGCAGCACGCCAGCACCGACGTGCCGGAGCGGGCAGCCGAGATCCTGCGGGCGTGGAACACCCGGCGCCGCAACGCCGCCTGGGAACGGCTGGGCCGCGACGACGCCGACATCGGCGAGAGCCCCACCTCGGCCTTCCGCCGGTTACGGTTGGAAATGCTTGCCGCCGAACGAAAGACGTTCATCGCCGAGCGCGATGCCGGACACATCGACGACGAGGTGCTCCGCACCGTGCTACGCGGGCTTGACCTGGAAGAAGCGACACTGAACCGTGATTAGAACACTGTCCTGGGTTGCGGTGCTGGTCGTGCTGCTCTCCGGCGCGCTGCTGGGACTGCTCAGCGGAGACGAGTCAGGGTCCCAGTCCCCGGTCGCCGTTCCGGACAACGCCGAATCCGCGCGGGCCGACGCGTTGCGTGCCCAATTCCCCAGTGGCGGAGAGGTTCCCGCCATCCTCGTGGTCACCCGCACCGACGGGGCCGAGCTCGGCGCCGACGACATCGATGCCACGGCCGTTGCGCGGCACCGGATGACGGATGCGCCCGGCGCGCCCGCCGCCGTCTCCGGCCCGCCCGTCCTCGCCTCCGACGATGGCAAAGCCGCGGTCGCGACGGTCCCGCTCGACGCCGGGCTGTCCGGATTCGCCCTCAACGACGCCGTGCGGCAGCTGCGGGACAAGGCCGGGGCAGGCCTGCCCGCCGGGCTGCACGCACAGCTCACCGGCGGGCCGGCATTCGGCGCCGACATCGCGAATTCCTTTGCCGGAGCCAATATCACACTGCTCGCCGTGACCGCCACGGTGGTGGCGCTGCTGCTGATCATCACCTACCGCTCGCCCGTGCTGTGGCTGGTCCCGCTGCTGGTGATCGCCTTCGCCGACCGAGTCGGTGGCGTGCTCGGCACCGCCGTCGCCTCCGGCCTGGGCCTGCACCCCGACGGGTCGACCGGTGGGATCACCAGCGTGCTGGTGTTCGGCGCAGGCACCAACTATGCGCTGCTGTTGATTTCGCGGTACCGCGAAGAGCTCAACACGCACACCGACCATCGTGAGGCACTGCGGGTGGCCGTCCGGGCCGCGAGCCCGGCGATCATGGCCAGCAACGCCACGGTGGTGCTGGCGCTGCTCACCCTGCTGCTCGCGTCGGCACCCAGTAACCGCAGCCTGGGCGTCCAGGCCGCCGCGGGTCTGGTGATCGCCGCGATCTTCGTGCTCGTGGTGCTGCCGCCTCTGCTGGCGCTGTGCGGCACGCGGCTGTTCTGGCCGTTCGTCCCCGAGTCCGGCACGAAAGCCGTTACCGACAGCGGGATCTGGCATCGGATCGCCGACGCGGTGGCCAAGCGGCCCGGCCGGGTCGTGGTGGTCGCCACGGCGGGGCTGGCGGTGTTGTGCGTCGGGCTGCTGAGCACACCGATCGGGTTGTCGCAGACCGAGCAGTTCCGGGTCCAAGCCGAATCGGTCACCGGGTACGAGACGCTGGCCGCGCACTTCCCCAGCGGCCTCACCGATCCGACCCGTGTCATCGCCGCGACCACCAAGGCCGACGCCGTGCAGCAGGCCATCGCCGAAACCCCGGGCGTCGTGAGCGCCACCCGCGCCGGGGAGTCGCCGACCGGGCTGAGCCAGTGGTCGGTGGTCCTGCGGGCCGCTCCCGCATCGGACGGAGCCTTCAAAACCGTTGATGCGCTGCGCAACTCGGTGCACTCGGTGGACGACACGGCGGTGGTGGGCGGTTCGGACGCCCAGGCCAGGGACGCCGCCGCGGCCGCGCAACGGGACCGGCTCGTGGTGATCCCCGCGATCCTGGCCGTGGTGCTCGCCGTGCTGTACCTCCTGCTGCGGTCAGCGCTCGCGCCGCTGGTGCTCGTCGCCGTCACGGTGCTCAGCGCGCTGGCCGCGCTCGGCCTCGGCGGCTGGACCAGCGTGCACGTCTTCGGCTTCCCGGCGCTGGACAACAGCACTCCGCTGTTCGCGTTCCTCTTCCTGGTGGCACTCGGCGTCGACTACACGATCTTCCTGGTGACCCGGGCCCGGGAGGAGACCCCGCAGTACGGCACCCGGCAGGGCATCGTGCGCGCGGTGTCGGCCACCGGCGCCGTCATCACCAGCGCGGGCATCGTGCTGGCAGCGGTGTTCTGCGTGCTCGGTGTCCTGCCGCTGATCGTCCTGACGCAGCTGGGCATCATCGTGGGCCTCGGGATCCTGCTGGACACGTTCGTCGTCCGCACGGTGATCGTCCCGGCCCTGTTCACGTTGATCGGCCCGCGGATCTGGTGGCCCGGGCTGCGCACGTGACAGCGGCGTACCGTCGAATTCATGACTGCGCCCGAGGTCCTGCCGCCACTGCACATGCGGCGCAACGCCTTCGACCCCACGCCGTATCTGCGGGAGGTCCGTGAGACCGACGGCGTGCGCACCGTCGTCAACGCGCTGGGCATGTCGGTACACCTGGTCACCCGTCACGACGACGTCAAGATGGTGCTGGCCGATCACGAGCGGTTCTCCAACAGCAGGCCGCCGGGCTTCGCGCTGCCCGGAGCCCCGGAGATGTCCGCCGACGAGCAGGCCAGCGCCCGGGCAGGCAATCTGCTGGGGCTCGACCCGCCCGAGCATCAACGACTGCGCCGGATGCTCACC
It encodes the following:
- a CDS encoding MMPL family transporter, yielding MIRTLSWVAVLVVLLSGALLGLLSGDESGSQSPVAVPDNAESARADALRAQFPSGGEVPAILVVTRTDGAELGADDIDATAVARHRMTDAPGAPAAVSGPPVLASDDGKAAVATVPLDAGLSGFALNDAVRQLRDKAGAGLPAGLHAQLTGGPAFGADIANSFAGANITLLAVTATVVALLLIITYRSPVLWLVPLLVIAFADRVGGVLGTAVASGLGLHPDGSTGGITSVLVFGAGTNYALLLISRYREELNTHTDHREALRVAVRAASPAIMASNATVVLALLTLLLASAPSNRSLGVQAAAGLVIAAIFVLVVLPPLLALCGTRLFWPFVPESGTKAVTDSGIWHRIADAVAKRPGRVVVVATAGLAVLCVGLLSTPIGLSQTEQFRVQAESVTGYETLAAHFPSGLTDPTRVIAATTKADAVQQAIAETPGVVSATRAGESPTGLSQWSVVLRAAPASDGAFKTVDALRNSVHSVDDTAVVGGSDAQARDAAAAAQRDRLVVIPAILAVVLAVLYLLLRSALAPLVLVAVTVLSALAALGLGGWTSVHVFGFPALDNSTPLFAFLFLVALGVDYTIFLVTRAREETPQYGTRQGIVRAVSATGAVITSAGIVLAAVFCVLGVLPLIVLTQLGIIVGLGILLDTFVVRTVIVPALFTLIGPRIWWPGLRT